One window of Paralichthys olivaceus isolate ysfri-2021 chromosome 20, ASM2471397v2, whole genome shotgun sequence genomic DNA carries:
- the ndufb9 gene encoding NADH dehydrogenase [ubiquinone] 1 beta subcomplex subunit 9, with protein sequence MAAAFLTHQQKVLRLYKKSLRHLESWIIFRDSYRFYACLLRARFDENRNEKDLVKATMMLKAGEEEFWSNQHPQPYVFPDSPGGTSYERYECYKVPEWLLDHWHPSEKAMYPDYFSKREQWKQLRMQSWDKEVAQLQAETSAGGPETEALPPARKEGDLPPLWWQFVTRPRERPA encoded by the exons ATGGCGGCGGCCTTCCTGACCcaccagcagaaagtgctgcgGCTCTACAAGAAGTCTCTGAGGCACCTGGAGTCCTGGATCATCTTCAG AGACTCGTACCGGTTCTACGCCTGCCTCCTTCGGGCTCGCTTCGATGAGAACAGGAACGAGAAGGACCTGGTGAAGGCCACCATGATGCTGAAGGCGGGAGAGGAGGAGTTCTGGTCCAATCAGCATCCTCAGCCCTACGTCTTCCCGGACTCTCCTGGAGGAACCTCGTACGAGAGATACGAGTGCTACAAG GTTCCAGAGTGGTTGCTGGACCACTGGCACCCGTCTGAGAAGGCCATGTATCCTGATTACTTCTCCAAGAGGGAGCAGTGGAAGCAACTGAGGATGCAGAGCTGGGACAAAGAG GTTGCTCAGCTGCAGGCTGAGACGTCGGCCGGAGGCCCTGAGACCGAGGCCCTCCCTCCCGCCCGCAAGGAGGGCGACCTCCCCCCCCTGTGGTGGCAGTTTGTCACCCGTCCCAGGGAGCGCCCCGCATAA
- the LOC109646179 gene encoding angiopoietin-4-like, which translates to MKWKCVFLVFISLSGRCFRCFTGDVVASDEHSDIGHDEDVHPNNLRETNGDVLDMNFQTSREVPDTNIETNWDRLDINKDDYEDADWHPPTSLQETHLVLSPDATPVIRSVLPAVNNTNPITATSSPQCGEYSSQLMSNGQCRVMATLPPVGTSQNRCPDMFRCTDDVSYWLHENQNRKHQLEELRETMSELQVELRNHRHKVRALEVQDDVTLNSTFDQRLRSLELRHAKFDTLLHVHAALLYELQAQLRNLSAAVQRVSRNTGCAVKVARTTPPRGMRDTLPPGGQYLSFCPSDCASLYHNGVRRSGVYTIVLSPGTTLPVYCDMEAEGGGWTVFQRRRDGTVSFNRGWSEYRDGFGDPRGEHWLGNQQLHLLSNQGQYSLRIDLQDWSHAQRHALYHSFRTENEDNQYRLHVSGFSGSAEDSFGWYHDQQGFSTPDTGNICAEISHSGWWFRQCFYANLNGVYYKGGRYTLKAQNLLGPDGIVWFSWKDSDFYSLRAVAMMIRPRNFKLSRLSP; encoded by the exons ATGAAGTGGAAATGTGTGTTCCTGGTTTTCATCTCTCTGAGCGGCCGGTGTTTCCGATGTTTCACCGGTGACGTCGTGGCCTCTGACGAACACTCAGACATAGGTCACGATGAGGACGTACACCCCAACAACCTGCGAGAAACAAATGGGGACGTACTCGACATGAATTTCCAAACAAGCAGGGAAGTGCCAGACACGAATATTGAAACAAACTGGGACAGACTGGACATTAACAAGGACGACTATGAGGACGCAGACTGGCATCCTCCGACCTCCCTTCAGGAAACACACCTCGTTCTGTCCCCTGATGCCACACCGGTGATTCGCAGTGTCCTCCCTGCTGTCAACAACACCAACCCAATCACTGCTACTTCATCACCTCAGTGCGGTGAGTACAGCAGCCAGCTGATGTCCAACGGCCAGTGCCGGGTGATGGCAACGCTGCCCCCTGTGGGAACATCGCAGAATCGCTGCCCAGATATGTTCCGCTGTACAGACGACGTCTCCTATTGGCTGCACGAGAACCAGAACAGGAAGCaccagctggaggagctgagagagacGATGTCGGAGCTGCAGGTGGAGCTGAGGAACCACCGGCATAAAGTCAGAGCCCTGGAGGTGCAG gaTGACGTTACTCTGAACTCAACCTTTGACCAGCGGTTGCGTTCTCTGGAGCTGCGTCACGCTAAGTTCGACACGCTGCTCCACGTGCACGCGGCGCTGCTGTACGAGCTGCAGGCGCAGCTACGCAACCTGTCGGCCGCCGTGCAGCGCGTGAGCCGCAACACAGGCTGCGCGGTCAAGGTCGCCAGAACCACACCACCGCGCGGCATGCGAGACACACTGCCACCAG GTGGACAGTAcctgtctttctgtccttcaGACTGTGCGTCTCTGTATCACAATGGTGTTCGTCGTTCTGGTGTTTACACCATCGTCCTGTCGCCAGGCACCACTCTGCCCGTCTACTGCGACATGGAGGCAGAAG GTGGAGGCTGGACAGTGTTTCAGCGACGGCGCGACGGCACAGTCAGTTTTAACCGCGGCTGGTCAGAGTACCGCGATGGCTTTGGTGATCCGCGAGGAGAACACTGGCTGGGAAACCAGCAGCTCCATCTTCTATCCAACCAGGGACAGTACAGCCTCCGCATCGACCTGCAGGACTGGAGCCACGCCCAGAGACACGCCCTCTACCACAGCTTCAG GACAGAGAACGAGGACAACCAGTACCGCCTCCACGTGTCCGGTTTCAGTGGCTCGGCGGAGGATTCGTTCGGGTGGTACCATGACCAGCAGGGTTTCAGCACGCCAGACACGGGCAACATCTGCGCCGAAATCAGTCACTCGGGCTGGTGGTTCCGCCAATGTTTCTACGCTAACCTCAACGGCGTCTACTACAAG GGGGGGCGCTACACTCTGAAAGCCCAGAATCTGCTTGGGCCGGACGGCATCGTGTGGTTCTCCTGGAAGGATTCAGACTTCTATTCTCTGAGGGCCGTCGCCATGATGATACGGCCACGCAATTTCAAGCTGTCCCGCCTGTCGCCATAG
- the LOC109648177 gene encoding pro-opiomelanocortin, which translates to MCPVWLLVAVTVVGVVSGDANQCWDHPSCQEVNDESSMMECIQLCQSDLTAEASSSSTPQAKRSYSMEHFRWGKPVGRKRRPVKVYTSDGVEEESAEVFPEEMLRRELAEAEDQETVAAGEQEKLHDVHEKKDSTYKMKHFRWSGPPASKRYGGFMKSWDERNQRPLLTLFKNVIKDEGRETTGKQTGEIGGKR; encoded by the exons ATGTGTCCTGTGTGGCTATTGGTGGCTGTGACTGTGGTGGGTGTGGTCAGCGGAGACGCCAACCAATGCTGGGACCATCCGAGCTGCCAGGAGGTCAACGATGAGAGCAGCATGATG gagtgTATCCAGCTCTGTCAGTCTGACCTCACTGCagaggcctcctcctcctccacccctcaGGCCAAGCGCTCCTACTCCATGGAGCATTTCCGCTGGGGGAAGCCGGTCGGACGAAAGCGTCGCCCGGTCAAAGTCTACACCTCCGATGGCGTGGAGGAGGAGTCGGCCGAGGTGTTCCCTGAAGAGATGCTCAGGCGGGAACTCGCAGAGGCAGAAGACCAGGAGACGGTGGCAGCGGGGGAGCAGGAGAAGCTCCATGATGTCCACGAGAAAAAAGACAGCACATACAAGATGAAGCACTTCCGCTGGAGCGGCCCACCGGCCAGCAAACGCTACGGTGGCTTCATGAAGAGCTGGGACGAACGCAACCAGAGGCCGCTACTCACACTCTTCAAAAACGTCATCAAAGACGAAGGACGGGAGACAACGGGGAAGCAGACGGGAGAGATCGGAGGGAAGAGATAG